In Populus trichocarpa isolate Nisqually-1 chromosome 16, P.trichocarpa_v4.1, whole genome shotgun sequence, a genomic segment contains:
- the LOC18108977 gene encoding DELLA protein GAIP isoform X1: protein MASPLSCVLMVCAKAIEGDRLDVADFLLAEIQSLASKEESIWTRKIVKYFAEALVRRAYRIRPPCTFPLLLPGYMYKPFCEFARITSKHAIADHALNSGNKGLHIIDFSIKFNFRQWKDLIEDLKRQYGGLQSVLITSIAPKLSKHSYHLRQNREWAEHKNLELRQLICNSPDDIVNCISKLRRKREDEIVVVNWNFTLHKLLAQDGATEQVLSKVKDLGADIMVIVEQEANLNSPHLSKRLEQSFQYYSPCFKALEEDCDRHVFMEMYFRRQIGNVVACEGVDRVERIESFAHWQNRLSQAGFCPVPQQVDKFDEEFVIEENEGHNILLSRHGCPLAVASVWKLTDPPQFSGGLYTMQDTVDDSEGMSSSPESEDDEENDSLVRIMADRNLWSTQTQGSSMNRIAASAKLFDILEYICDLHRLELGVTWISYGQDGNTNSKGKRILCIDDSACYVNNWVMAKFVDEYARHRLEEGQVALGSENGMLLLL, encoded by the exons ATGGCCTCTCCCCTGTCTTGCGTGTTGATGGTGTGTGCTAAGGCGATTGAAGGTGATCGCTTGGATGTTGCAGATTTTCTTTTGGCAGAAATTCAATCTCTAGCTTCTAAAGAGGAGAGCATATGGACGAGGAAAATTGTCAAATACTTTGCTGAGGCTCTTGTCCGGCGAGCCTATCGAATTCGTCCTCCTTGTACTTTTCCCTTGCTACTACCCGGATACATGTATAAACCTTTCTGCGAGTTTGCTAGAATCACCAGTAAACATGCCATTGCCGATCATGCCTTGAATTCGGGAAATAAAGGACTCCACATTATTGACTTCTCCATCAAGTTCAATTTTCGGCAGTGGAAAGATTTAATTGAAGACCTCAAAAGGCAGTATGGTGGCCTACAATCTGTCCTGATAACCAGTATCGCACCGAAACTGTCAAAACACTCTTACCATCTCCGTCAAAACCGGGAATGGGCTGAGCACAAAAATTTGGAATTGAGGCAATTGATATGCAATAGTCCGGATGATATTGTCAATTGTATTTCCAAACTCAGAAGGAAAAGGGAGGATGAGATTGTGGTTGTGAATTGGAATTTTACACTCCACAAATTGCTTGCACAAGATGGGGCAACGGAGCAAGTGCTTTCAAAAGTGAAGGATTTGGGAGCGGACATCATGGTAATTGTTGAGCAAGAAGCCAATCTTAACAGCCCTCATCTTTCGAAGCGGCTCGAACAATCATTCCAATACTACTCCCCTTGTTTTAAGGCACTGGAGGAAGATTGTGATAGACATGTGTTCATGGAGATGTATTTCAGGCGACAGATTGGGAATGTGGTGGCATGTGAGGGCGTTGACCGGGTCGAGCGGATTGAGTCATTTGCTCACTGGCAAAATCGCCTATCTCAGGCTGGGTTTTGTCCAGTTCCCCAACAGGTAGACAAGTTCGATGAAGAGTTTGTAATCGAAGAGAATGAAGGGCATAATATCTTGCTAAGTCGGCACGGTTGTCCGCTAGCTGTAGCCTCAGTTTGGAAGCTCACTGATCCACCTCAATTCAGTGGCG GTCTTTACACAATGCAAGATACAGTTGATGACTCAGAAGGGATGTCGAGCTCCCCTGAGTCTgaggatgatgaagaaaatgattctCTAGTTCGCATAATGGCAGATAGAAACTTATGGTCCACACAGACACAG GGCTCTTCAATGAATCGAATAGCTGCTTCAGCTAAGTTATTTGACATATTGGAATATATATGTGATCTACATAGGTTAGAACTGGGTGTGACATGGATTTCCTATGGCCAAGATGGTAATACAAATTCAAAGGGAAAGCGTATTCTATGTATTGATGATAGCGCTTGCTATGTAAATAATTGGGTTATGGCAAAATTTGTGGATGAATATGCACGACATCGTCTCGAGGAAGGACAAG TAGCTCTTGGATCAGAAAATGGTATGCTGCTTTTGCTATAA
- the LOC18108977 gene encoding DELLA protein GAIP isoform X2 has translation MASPLSCVLMVCAKAIEGDRLDVADFLLAEIQSLASKEESIWTRKIVKYFAEALVRRAYRIRPPCTFPLLLPGYMYKPFCEFARITSKHAIADHALNSGNKGLHIIDFSIKFNFRQWKDLIEDLKRQYGGLQSVLITSIAPKLSKHSYHLRQNREWAEHKNLELRQLICNSPDDIVNCISKLRRKREDEIVVVNWNFTLHKLLAQDGATEQVLSKVKDLGADIMVIVEQEANLNSPHLSKRLEQSFQYYSPCFKALEEDCDRHVFMEMYFRRQIGNVVACEGVDRVERIESFAHWQNRLSQAGFCPVPQQVDKFDEEFVIEENEGHNILLSRHGCPLAVASVWKLTDPPQFSGGLYTMQDTVDDSEGMSSSPESEDDEENDSLVRIMADRNLWSTQTQVRTGCDMDFLWPRW, from the exons ATGGCCTCTCCCCTGTCTTGCGTGTTGATGGTGTGTGCTAAGGCGATTGAAGGTGATCGCTTGGATGTTGCAGATTTTCTTTTGGCAGAAATTCAATCTCTAGCTTCTAAAGAGGAGAGCATATGGACGAGGAAAATTGTCAAATACTTTGCTGAGGCTCTTGTCCGGCGAGCCTATCGAATTCGTCCTCCTTGTACTTTTCCCTTGCTACTACCCGGATACATGTATAAACCTTTCTGCGAGTTTGCTAGAATCACCAGTAAACATGCCATTGCCGATCATGCCTTGAATTCGGGAAATAAAGGACTCCACATTATTGACTTCTCCATCAAGTTCAATTTTCGGCAGTGGAAAGATTTAATTGAAGACCTCAAAAGGCAGTATGGTGGCCTACAATCTGTCCTGATAACCAGTATCGCACCGAAACTGTCAAAACACTCTTACCATCTCCGTCAAAACCGGGAATGGGCTGAGCACAAAAATTTGGAATTGAGGCAATTGATATGCAATAGTCCGGATGATATTGTCAATTGTATTTCCAAACTCAGAAGGAAAAGGGAGGATGAGATTGTGGTTGTGAATTGGAATTTTACACTCCACAAATTGCTTGCACAAGATGGGGCAACGGAGCAAGTGCTTTCAAAAGTGAAGGATTTGGGAGCGGACATCATGGTAATTGTTGAGCAAGAAGCCAATCTTAACAGCCCTCATCTTTCGAAGCGGCTCGAACAATCATTCCAATACTACTCCCCTTGTTTTAAGGCACTGGAGGAAGATTGTGATAGACATGTGTTCATGGAGATGTATTTCAGGCGACAGATTGGGAATGTGGTGGCATGTGAGGGCGTTGACCGGGTCGAGCGGATTGAGTCATTTGCTCACTGGCAAAATCGCCTATCTCAGGCTGGGTTTTGTCCAGTTCCCCAACAGGTAGACAAGTTCGATGAAGAGTTTGTAATCGAAGAGAATGAAGGGCATAATATCTTGCTAAGTCGGCACGGTTGTCCGCTAGCTGTAGCCTCAGTTTGGAAGCTCACTGATCCACCTCAATTCAGTGGCG GTCTTTACACAATGCAAGATACAGTTGATGACTCAGAAGGGATGTCGAGCTCCCCTGAGTCTgaggatgatgaagaaaatgattctCTAGTTCGCATAATGGCAGATAGAAACTTATGGTCCACACAGACACAG GTTAGAACTGGGTGTGACATGGATTTCCTATGGCCAAGATGGTAA
- the LOC127904458 gene encoding pentatricopeptide repeat-containing protein At1g62930, chloroplastic-like, with translation MLAQGCSPDLVTYSIFLHGLSKQGYLDQALELLREMQNNYLNPDLVIYNILIDAMCKSGKLEDARELFLKLHVKGLLPDVRSWTSIISGLCREGLLDEAYKAFRQMERDGCPPDCCSYNVIVRGFLQNNGASRAEQLFQEMFDRGFSADALTRTLAADLLSKDDNLGLKRLLGESERRQDEKVI, from the coding sequence ATGCTTGCCCAGGGCTGCTCCCCTGATCTAGTAACTTACTCAATTTTTCTTCATGGCTTAAGCAAACAAGGTTACCTTGATCAGGCATTGGAACTATTACGAGAAATgcaaaataattacttgaaccCTGATTTGGTGATCTATAATATCTTAATTGATGCCATGTGCAAATCTGGGAAGCTTGAAGATGCAAGGGAGCTGTTTTTGAAACTCCATGTCAAAGGATTGCTGCCTGATGTTCGAAGTTGGACTTCAATAATCAGTGGACTTTGCAGAGAAGGATTGCTAGATGAAGCATACAAAGCTTTCAGACAAATGGAAAGGGATGGCTGCCCACCAGATTGTTGCTCTTACAATGTTATTGTCCGAGGATTTCTCCAGAACAACGGTGCATCAAGGGCTGAACAACTTTTTCAGGAAATGTTTGATAGAGGATTCTCTGCAGATGCCCTGACCAGAACCTTGGCGGCAGATCTGTTGTCTAAAGATGACAATCTTGGTTTGAAGAGGTTGCTTGGTGAATCTGAACGTCGTCAAGATGAAAAGGTGATTTAA